In a genomic window of Shouchella clausii:
- the aspS gene encoding aspartate--tRNA ligase — protein sequence MKRTHHCGQLDKTLAGQQVQLKGWVQRRRDLGQVVFLDLRDRSGIVQVVCSPEVSEEALKAADRVRNEYLVAVSGTVVERNEQAVNDKLATGAIEVHVRELEIMNVSKSLPFQIEADTDAAEDVRLKYRYLDLRRPDMQEAFAMRHKIMKSVRDFLDADGYLEIETPMLTKSTPEGARDYLVPSRVHHGQFYALPQSPQIFKQLLMVSGFEKYFQIVRCFRDEDLRADRQPEFTQIDIETSFLDTEDILAMAEAMMEKLLKETHGLDLKRPFPRMTYDEAMNRYGSDKPDTRFGMELIELSDVLKDTEFKVFKGALEAGGIIKGLTLKGGADKLSRKDIDALADFVKPYGAKGLAWLKVDDEGIKGPIAKFFNEAQTAALLAAMDAEAGDLLFFGADKKQVVFHALGALRLKFGKDFQLIDENAFHFLWVTDFPLVEYDEQAKRFVALHHPFTRPKAEDLDLMETHPEQVRAEAYDLVLNGFELGGGSQRIYERELQEKMFKLLGFSSEAAKEEFGFLLEAFDYGTPPHGGIALGLDRIVMLLARKSNLREVIAFPKTASASDLLTEAPNKVSVEQLIDLNLSIINKRS from the coding sequence ATGAAACGTACACATCATTGTGGCCAACTTGACAAAACACTAGCAGGCCAACAGGTACAACTAAAAGGGTGGGTGCAGCGGCGCCGTGATTTAGGCCAGGTGGTTTTTTTAGATCTTCGTGATCGCTCTGGTATCGTCCAAGTTGTGTGCAGTCCGGAAGTCAGTGAAGAAGCGTTGAAAGCAGCTGACCGTGTCCGCAATGAGTACCTTGTCGCCGTTTCAGGCACTGTGGTGGAACGGAATGAACAGGCAGTTAATGACAAGCTGGCGACTGGCGCTATCGAAGTTCACGTTCGTGAGCTCGAAATCATGAATGTCTCGAAATCTTTGCCATTCCAAATTGAAGCAGACACGGATGCAGCTGAAGACGTCCGCTTGAAATACCGTTATTTGGATTTGCGTCGCCCTGATATGCAAGAAGCGTTCGCGATGCGTCACAAAATCATGAAAAGCGTTCGTGATTTTCTTGATGCAGATGGCTATTTGGAGATTGAGACGCCGATGCTCACAAAAAGCACGCCAGAAGGGGCGCGCGATTATTTGGTGCCGAGCCGCGTCCACCATGGCCAGTTTTATGCGCTGCCACAATCACCGCAAATTTTCAAGCAACTGTTGATGGTGTCCGGTTTTGAAAAGTACTTCCAAATTGTCCGCTGTTTCCGTGATGAAGATTTGCGCGCAGACAGGCAGCCTGAATTTACGCAAATCGATATTGAAACAAGCTTTCTTGATACAGAGGATATCTTGGCGATGGCTGAAGCCATGATGGAGAAATTGTTGAAAGAAACACACGGGCTTGACCTAAAGCGGCCTTTCCCGCGGATGACGTACGACGAAGCGATGAACCGCTACGGTTCTGACAAGCCTGACACTCGTTTTGGCATGGAACTGATCGAACTCTCTGACGTGCTCAAAGACACGGAGTTTAAAGTGTTTAAAGGTGCGTTAGAAGCGGGCGGCATTATTAAAGGCCTTACACTAAAAGGCGGAGCCGATAAGCTTTCACGAAAAGATATTGATGCGCTAGCTGATTTTGTTAAGCCTTATGGGGCAAAAGGGTTGGCTTGGCTCAAAGTTGATGACGAAGGGATAAAGGGCCCGATTGCCAAATTCTTTAATGAAGCACAAACGGCTGCATTGCTTGCGGCAATGGACGCTGAAGCAGGCGATTTGCTCTTTTTCGGAGCGGATAAGAAGCAAGTTGTGTTTCATGCACTGGGCGCGCTGCGCTTAAAGTTTGGAAAGGACTTTCAGCTAATTGACGAAAACGCGTTTCACTTCCTCTGGGTAACCGATTTTCCACTTGTCGAATATGACGAACAAGCAAAACGGTTTGTTGCGCTCCATCATCCGTTTACACGCCCGAAAGCGGAAGACTTGGACCTTATGGAAACCCATCCAGAGCAAGTGCGTGCCGAAGCATATGACCTTGTCTTAAACGGCTTTGAGCTTGGCGGCGGTTCACAGCGCATCTATGAACGGGAACTGCAAGAAAAAATGTTCAAGCTCCTTGGTTTTAGTTCAGAAGCGGCTAAAGAAGAGTTTGGCTTTTTACTTGAAGCATTTGATTATGGAACGCCTCCACATGGCGGCATTGCCTTAGGTCTTGACCGAATCGTCATGCTTCTTGCACGCAAAAGCAATTTACGTGAGGTGATTGCTTTTCCAAAAACGGCAAGCGCTAGCGACCTTCTAACCGAAGCGCCAAACAAAGTGAGCGTTGAACAGCTAATTGATTTAAACTTGTCCATTATTAACAAGCGCAGTTGA
- the hisS gene encoding histidine--tRNA ligase, which yields MSIQLPRGTQDILPEDAAIWQYIEQVAKETCETYHYQEIRTPIFEHTEIFSRGVGDTTDIVQKEMYTFSDRGGRSLTLRPEGTAAVVRSYVNHKLYASPAQPTKLYYTGPMFRYERPQAGRMRQFVQFGVEALGSASPQLDAEVLALLIAICKKLGLVNLKLVINSLGDSESRKAHREALIAHFKPSIDEFCSDCQMRLEKNPLRILDCKKDREHPLMATAPSILDYLNEESRAYFQSLKETLDLLNIPYVVDPTLVRGLDYYNHTAFELLSTAPGFGAITTLCGGGRYNGLVQEFGGPETPGIGFAFSIERFILAMKAENVDLPVPQSLDAYLVTLGDEASHLGPQLLQRLRDGGIRADKDYLGKKMKAQLKAADRYQASYTIIIGEDEMAKQQALVKQMATGEQTVVAFNDLTSFLQEQIRGGN from the coding sequence ATGTCGATTCAGCTGCCGCGGGGGACGCAAGATATTTTGCCAGAAGACGCAGCAATTTGGCAGTACATTGAACAAGTTGCTAAGGAAACATGCGAAACATACCATTATCAAGAAATCCGTACACCGATCTTTGAACATACCGAAATTTTTTCAAGGGGTGTAGGCGATACGACTGATATTGTTCAAAAAGAAATGTATACCTTTTCGGACCGAGGCGGTCGCAGCTTAACACTAAGGCCTGAGGGAACGGCGGCAGTCGTTCGTTCTTATGTCAACCATAAACTGTATGCATCCCCAGCACAGCCAACGAAGTTGTACTACACAGGCCCAATGTTTCGTTATGAGCGCCCACAAGCAGGGCGTATGCGTCAGTTTGTCCAATTTGGCGTAGAGGCACTTGGCAGCGCTAGCCCCCAACTAGATGCGGAAGTGCTAGCATTGCTCATCGCCATCTGCAAAAAACTTGGCCTTGTCAACTTGAAACTGGTCATCAATTCACTTGGCGATTCGGAAAGCCGTAAGGCGCATCGGGAAGCATTAATCGCCCACTTTAAACCATCAATTGATGAATTTTGTAGCGATTGCCAAATGCGACTTGAAAAAAATCCATTACGTATTCTCGATTGCAAAAAGGATAGAGAGCATCCGCTTATGGCGACAGCACCGTCGATTTTAGATTATTTAAATGAAGAGTCCCGTGCTTATTTTCAGTCGCTAAAGGAAACGCTCGACTTGCTGAACATTCCTTATGTAGTCGACCCAACGCTTGTACGTGGGTTGGATTATTACAACCATACCGCATTTGAATTGCTTAGTACGGCTCCAGGATTCGGAGCAATTACAACGCTATGCGGAGGCGGTCGCTACAATGGACTTGTCCAGGAATTTGGCGGCCCAGAGACGCCAGGCATCGGATTTGCCTTCAGCATCGAACGCTTTATATTAGCGATGAAAGCGGAGAATGTCGACTTGCCAGTACCGCAAAGCCTCGATGCGTATTTAGTTACTCTCGGCGATGAAGCGAGCCACCTAGGGCCGCAACTGTTGCAACGTTTGCGCGATGGAGGCATTCGTGCCGATAAAGACTACTTAGGCAAAAAAATGAAAGCACAGCTTAAAGCGGCTGACCGTTATCAAGCGTCTTATACAATTATTATTGGCGAAGACGAAATGGCGAAGCAACAAGCGCTCGTTAAACAAATGGCAACTGGAGAACAAACGGTAGTCGCCTTTAACGATTTGACATCATTTCTACAAGAACAGATACGAGGAGGAAACTAG
- a CDS encoding serine hydrolase domain-containing protein: MELGSTMFTFLQEQIDKERLPGAVISVIHRNRLLFRGAIGYRQLWPERQPMSVNTVFDLASLTKVVCTLPLILQLWQSKRLSLHMPVAEVLPPFGANGKENVTLFQLLTHSAGLPASVPFYKERLNYNETIARVCHQAPTYTPGSRVVYSDLGFIALGAIIEQVTGKSLQQVANEWIYTPLGMQETQFCPRFPAIRYAATEWDHWLGRPKCGEVHDENAFAMGGVSGHAGLFSTVSDIEKFACEMQAATPLLFDPDILRYARQHFSAGMEEPRGLGWIVKGAQTNSSCGRFFSPFSYGHLGFTGTSIWFDPVAELAVIFLTNRVHLGRDNHAIRRIRPALHDLIYQCLFS, translated from the coding sequence GTGGAGCTAGGCAGCACCATGTTCACATTTTTGCAAGAGCAAATTGACAAAGAACGCCTTCCTGGGGCCGTCATTAGCGTGATTCACCGAAACCGCCTGCTTTTCCGGGGTGCGATCGGTTATCGCCAGTTATGGCCAGAAAGGCAGCCGATGAGCGTCAATACCGTTTTTGATTTAGCTTCTTTAACGAAAGTTGTTTGCACGTTGCCGCTCATTTTACAGTTATGGCAAAGTAAGCGACTCTCCCTTCATATGCCCGTAGCAGAGGTGCTTCCTCCTTTCGGCGCTAATGGGAAGGAAAATGTAACGCTTTTCCAGTTGCTGACCCATTCAGCAGGGCTTCCTGCCAGCGTCCCCTTTTATAAGGAGAGGCTTAATTATAACGAAACGATTGCCCGTGTGTGTCATCAAGCGCCTACGTACACACCTGGAAGCCGTGTTGTTTACAGCGATTTAGGTTTTATTGCCCTTGGAGCAATCATCGAACAAGTAACTGGAAAGAGTTTGCAACAAGTTGCAAACGAATGGATATATACACCTCTTGGCATGCAGGAAACACAGTTTTGCCCGCGATTTCCTGCTATTCGTTACGCAGCAACGGAATGGGATCATTGGTTAGGACGTCCTAAATGCGGTGAAGTCCATGATGAGAATGCTTTTGCCATGGGGGGCGTCAGTGGCCATGCAGGGCTTTTTTCGACAGTGAGTGACATTGAAAAATTTGCTTGTGAAATGCAAGCAGCAACTCCTTTGCTATTTGACCCAGACATTCTCCGCTATGCTCGGCAACATTTTAGCGCTGGTATGGAAGAACCCCGTGGACTCGGCTGGATTGTAAAAGGGGCACAGACCAACTCGTCTTGCGGCCGCTTTTTTTCCCCGTTTTCCTATGGCCATCTTGGTTTTACAGGCACTAGTATATGGTTTGACCCTGTTGCTGAGCTTGCGGTCATCTTTTTAACGAACCGTGTCCATTTAGGAAGAGACAATCATGCGATTCGCCGTATTCGCCCCGCACTCCATGACTTAATCTATCAATGCCTCTTTTCTTGA
- a CDS encoding Gfo/Idh/MocA family protein — MIQLKLGFIGVGGIASGRHIPAFSKIEGVELAGVYDVNENRAKEVADQFAIPFVAKEAAELFKRVDAVIICTPNKFHHEMSVAALEAGVHVFCEKPMAITDAACEDMVNAAEKAKRVLQVGYHYRFKKESQAAKRLIASGGIGDPLVVRVEAMRRRKVPGWGVFTNKSLQGGGCLMDYGCHLLDLALWLLDFPEIESVHGQTYEMVSRDPDQVNQWGLYDATTIDVEDHATAYIKFKNGATMLFETSWAANVPEDKETLSISGTQGGVNVFPYAVNHASQGMMTTTVADWISGESDEGLAQARHFVAACTSGTELIVKPNEARLVSSIIEQIYKQSK, encoded by the coding sequence ATGATACAATTAAAACTAGGGTTTATTGGCGTCGGCGGCATTGCATCAGGCAGGCATATCCCTGCATTTTCGAAAATTGAGGGAGTCGAACTGGCTGGCGTTTATGATGTTAATGAGAACAGAGCGAAAGAAGTTGCCGACCAATTTGCGATTCCTTTTGTCGCAAAAGAGGCAGCGGAACTGTTCAAACGTGTCGATGCTGTTATTATTTGTACGCCTAACAAGTTCCACCATGAGATGTCCGTTGCTGCACTTGAAGCTGGTGTCCATGTATTTTGTGAAAAACCGATGGCCATTACGGATGCAGCGTGTGAGGACATGGTCAACGCAGCCGAGAAAGCAAAGCGTGTATTGCAAGTCGGTTACCATTACCGTTTTAAAAAGGAATCGCAAGCCGCCAAACGCCTAATTGCTTCTGGAGGAATCGGCGACCCTCTAGTCGTGCGTGTCGAAGCGATGCGGCGGAGAAAAGTCCCTGGATGGGGCGTGTTCACCAATAAATCCCTTCAAGGCGGAGGGTGTCTAATGGATTACGGTTGTCATTTGTTAGATTTAGCACTTTGGCTCCTTGACTTCCCAGAAATAGAAAGTGTTCACGGCCAAACGTACGAAATGGTCAGCCGTGATCCTGACCAAGTCAATCAATGGGGATTGTACGATGCAACGACCATTGATGTCGAAGACCACGCCACTGCGTATATTAAATTTAAAAACGGCGCGACGATGCTATTTGAAACGTCATGGGCTGCCAATGTTCCTGAAGACAAAGAAACATTAAGCATCTCTGGCACGCAAGGTGGCGTAAACGTGTTTCCTTATGCTGTCAACCATGCTTCTCAAGGAATGATGACGACTACTGTGGCGGACTGGATTTCCGGAGAAAGTGACGAAGGGCTAGCACAAGCACGGCATTTTGTCGCTGCCTGCACGAGTGGAACAGAACTGATCGTGAAACCGAATGAAGCCCGTCTCGTTTCAAGCATCATCGAACAAATTTATAAACAGAGTAAGTAA
- a CDS encoding ThuA domain-containing protein, with protein MNVTIWNEFRHEQKDEAVRSVYPDGIHQVIADFLGKEHQVSTATLDEPEHGLTEEVLNQTDVLVWWGHIAHHEVDDEVVERVHKRVLEGMGLIVLHSGHFSKIFKKLMGTGCDLKWREADEKERLWVVSPSHPIAEGIDEYFELEKEEMYGEHFDIPNPDEIVFLSWFQGGEVFRSGCTYTRGNGKIFYFRPGHETYPTFKNQHVQRVIENAVRWAAPTKRAYPAYGNAKPLEPVQGGSK; from the coding sequence ATGAATGTAACCATTTGGAATGAATTTAGGCATGAACAAAAAGATGAAGCTGTGCGCAGCGTTTATCCAGACGGGATTCACCAAGTCATTGCTGATTTTTTAGGCAAAGAACATCAAGTTTCAACGGCAACACTAGACGAGCCTGAACATGGTTTGACAGAAGAGGTGTTAAACCAAACCGATGTCCTTGTTTGGTGGGGGCATATTGCTCACCACGAAGTAGATGATGAAGTAGTCGAGCGCGTTCATAAAAGGGTGCTTGAGGGAATGGGCTTGATTGTCCTTCATTCAGGCCATTTTTCGAAAATATTCAAGAAATTGATGGGGACGGGATGCGATTTAAAATGGCGTGAGGCGGATGAAAAAGAGCGCCTTTGGGTTGTGAGTCCAAGCCATCCAATTGCAGAAGGCATTGATGAATACTTTGAACTAGAGAAGGAAGAAATGTATGGTGAGCACTTTGATATTCCGAATCCAGATGAGATCGTTTTTCTTAGCTGGTTTCAGGGTGGCGAAGTGTTCCGTAGCGGCTGTACGTACACGAGAGGAAACGGCAAAATCTTTTATTTTCGTCCAGGGCATGAAACGTATCCAACGTTTAAAAATCAACATGTCCAACGGGTCATCGAAAATGCCGTTCGCTGGGCAGCACCGACGAAACGGGCATATCCTGCTTACGGAAACGCCAAGCCCCTTGAGCCGGTTCAAGGGGGAAGCAAATGA
- a CDS encoding LacI family DNA-binding transcriptional regulator, whose product MPTIKDVALRAGVSRSTVSRVMNNQPYVDEEKRKAVKQAMKELGYLPNSSAQRLRGTETRTIAVLVSRIVNPFFSAIVDAMDEVAAEQSYRLILCNTRGSANQELHFLQLLRTKQVDGLILASLVNDWETIAPYTDYGPIVICNEYPRQSDGVPVVTIDQSKAMYEATVHLLKKGYKQIAYCNPITKTESDAVISPLAQDRYLGFCQAMEEAGMHMYGECLFLGHSLEDGRNIFKQMVCLANRPDAILTGSDEVAAGIIAEAKAAGWKIPDDLAIVGFDNQPHATLIEPELTTIHQPVQEMGRAAMERMLALLRKESPPPLATYLEAPLLARKST is encoded by the coding sequence ATGCCCACAATTAAAGATGTGGCCCTTCGTGCTGGTGTGTCACGGTCAACGGTTTCCCGTGTAATGAACAATCAGCCTTATGTGGATGAGGAAAAACGGAAAGCCGTCAAACAAGCAATGAAGGAGCTGGGCTATTTACCGAATTCATCGGCTCAACGCCTTAGGGGAACAGAAACACGGACAATTGCTGTCCTTGTTTCACGAATCGTAAACCCTTTTTTTAGTGCAATTGTAGACGCGATGGACGAGGTCGCTGCTGAACAGTCGTATAGGCTTATTTTATGCAACACAAGAGGTTCTGCAAACCAAGAGCTCCATTTCTTGCAGCTTTTGCGAACCAAACAAGTCGATGGCCTTATTCTTGCTTCGCTCGTTAATGATTGGGAAACGATTGCCCCCTATACGGATTATGGGCCCATTGTCATTTGCAATGAATATCCACGGCAGTCTGATGGAGTACCAGTCGTGACAATTGACCAGAGTAAAGCGATGTACGAAGCAACTGTCCATTTGTTAAAAAAAGGTTATAAGCAAATTGCTTATTGCAATCCGATCACAAAAACGGAATCCGATGCCGTTATTTCGCCACTTGCCCAAGATCGTTATTTAGGGTTTTGCCAGGCAATGGAAGAAGCCGGGATGCACATGTATGGCGAATGTTTGTTTTTGGGACATTCCCTTGAGGACGGCAGAAATATATTCAAACAAATGGTGTGCTTAGCTAACCGGCCTGATGCCATTTTGACAGGAAGCGATGAAGTGGCAGCTGGAATAATCGCTGAGGCAAAAGCTGCTGGCTGGAAAATCCCTGATGACTTAGCGATTGTCGGCTTTGACAATCAACCGCATGCTACTTTGATTGAACCCGAGTTGACGACGATTCACCAGCCTGTGCAGGAAATGGGCAGGGCAGCAATGGAACGTATGCTCGCTTTGTTGCGAAAAGAGAGTCCACCACCGTTAGCGACATATTTGGAGGCGCCGCTGTTGGCGCGGAAATCAACTTAA
- a CDS encoding IS30 family transposase, producing the protein MSCYHHLTTFDRARMETMTHLGMSLRQIAKNLGRSPSTISRERRRNANGKTSYQSEKAHEIAQRRRKASKPKGKWSPELAAFITEKLDRTWSPEQIVGRCFSGTLSFKTLYRWVYQGRLQRTAAVLRRKGKSQKPYETRGRFTVGTSIKQRPKEIRTRETFGHWELDTVVSGRGKSKGCLATFIERKTRWYCAIPMPDRTAASMEKAIRKLETSLPKNAIQTATVDRGKEFACYGPIEETGAISFYFADPYSSWQRGSNENGNGLLREFYPKGTDFACIDPFELAKNLALINERPRKCLQWRTAHEAFTYELLHLN; encoded by the coding sequence ATGAGCTGCTACCACCATCTTACCACATTTGATCGCGCACGTATGGAAACGATGACTCATCTTGGGATGTCGCTTCGGCAGATCGCTAAGAACCTTGGGCGCAGTCCGTCCACGATTTCTCGGGAACGACGCCGAAATGCGAACGGGAAGACGTCTTATCAATCGGAGAAAGCCCATGAGATAGCTCAGAGAAGAAGAAAGGCATCGAAACCAAAGGGGAAATGGTCGCCTGAGCTCGCTGCGTTCATCACAGAAAAACTCGATCGAACGTGGTCGCCTGAGCAAATTGTTGGACGGTGCTTCTCTGGGACGCTTTCCTTTAAAACGCTTTATCGGTGGGTCTATCAAGGGCGTTTACAACGGACAGCCGCTGTACTGCGTCGTAAAGGGAAAAGCCAAAAACCCTATGAAACCCGTGGGCGCTTCACCGTTGGGACATCTATCAAGCAGAGACCTAAAGAAATCCGAACACGAGAGACCTTTGGCCATTGGGAACTGGACACGGTCGTATCGGGTCGTGGGAAAAGCAAAGGCTGCCTAGCGACCTTTATTGAACGAAAAACCCGTTGGTATTGTGCGATCCCCATGCCAGACCGAACGGCCGCCTCTATGGAGAAAGCCATCCGAAAGCTGGAAACCTCTTTGCCTAAAAACGCCATTCAAACAGCCACCGTAGACCGTGGAAAAGAGTTTGCCTGTTATGGTCCGATCGAAGAAACAGGAGCGATTTCCTTTTATTTTGCGGATCCTTATTCTTCTTGGCAAAGAGGCAGTAACGAAAACGGGAATGGCCTCCTCCGAGAGTTTTACCCGAAGGGAACGGATTTTGCTTGTATCGATCCATTTGAATTAGCTAAGAATTTAGCTCTTATCAATGAACGACCAAGGAAATGTTTACAATGGCGAACTGCCCACGAGGCATTTACCTATGAACTGTTGCACTTGAATTGA
- the dtd gene encoding D-aminoacyl-tRNA deacylase — MRVLVQRAKRGSVRVDQKTVGDIGPGLVLLVGISQEDTEADVRFCAEKVAHLRIFEDSSAKMNESVLDQGGSVLSISQFTLYGDCKKGRRPNFMRAAKPEKAKQLYELFNSYLRELGLVVETGEFGAMMEVELINDGPVTILVESE, encoded by the coding sequence ATGCGAGTTCTAGTCCAGCGAGCGAAACGGGGCAGTGTTCGAGTCGACCAAAAAACAGTTGGCGACATTGGGCCAGGCCTCGTCCTCTTAGTTGGAATTTCTCAAGAAGATACGGAAGCGGACGTACGTTTTTGCGCAGAAAAAGTAGCCCATTTGCGCATTTTTGAAGACAGCTCTGCCAAAATGAACGAATCGGTACTCGATCAAGGCGGTTCCGTCTTATCGATTTCGCAATTTACGCTTTATGGAGACTGTAAAAAAGGACGTCGTCCTAATTTCATGCGTGCTGCTAAGCCTGAAAAGGCAAAGCAGCTTTATGAACTTTTTAACAGCTATTTGCGAGAACTCGGCCTTGTTGTGGAAACAGGCGAGTTTGGGGCTATGATGGAAGTAGAGTTAATTAATGATGGTCCGGTAACGATATTAGTTGAAAGTGAGTAA